Proteins found in one Kwoniella bestiolae CBS 10118 chromosome 1, complete sequence genomic segment:
- a CDS encoding mitochondrial 54S ribosomal protein bL12m, translated as MSLPRTIVRSARASSSRLLLSRPLSTSRPYLAEAEASSSAAAPVSPKISPIVDQISGLTLLEVSELVSALKTKLNITEIALPAASAAPSASASAGASGEPAEAAEEKPKEKTIFTVKLEKFDAAAKAKIIREVKAIMPNMNLVEAKKFVESVPQTLKENLPKEEAEKLQKTLTDLGATVSLV; from the exons ATGAGC CTCCCCCGAACCATCGTCCGTTCCGCCCGAGCATCTTCCTCCCGACTCCTCCTTTCCCGACCATTATCCACCTCCCGACCATACCtagctgaagctgaggcttcctcctccgctGCTGCGCCTGTATCGCCCAAGATATCTCCGATTGTGGATCAGATCTCGGGGTTGACGTTGTTGGAGGTTTCGGAGTTGGTATCGGCTCTCAAG ACCAAACTCAACATAACAGAGATCGCCCTCCCCGCCGCCTCAGCCGCACCATCAGCCTCGGCCTCAGCAGGAGCGTCTGGCGAACCTGCCGAAGCGGCCGAGGAGAAACCAAAGGAAAAGACAATCTTCACTGTTAAACTTGAGAAGTTCGATGCTGCCGCAAAGGCCAAGATTATCAGGGAGGTGAAGGCTATTATGCCTAATATGAAtttggtcgag GCCAAGAAATTCGTCGAATCCGTGCCCCAAACCCTCAAGGAGAACTTACCTaaagaagaagctgagaagtTGCAAAAGACATTAACGGATCTCGGAGCTACCGTTTCTCTCGTATAG
- a CDS encoding mitochondrial 54S ribosomal protein mL59, whose product MTSIARRLLSTSSITRSTSAAFEPTLPLDPTSPVHFKHLPRVLQRRIAKRISSLEISSEDGSLPSKINIPNPFLVQRMNRRSAESDLTGEARYNWKKPAISNRRQKQLLQFYPSIDLPLSTKSPRPSSSSGSESAELSEIVGVSRPVKFNEKITINWTGQLPYKAQEKEVDEGVKSLYTGRKVMFKGHKDERNRTQKLADRQARLDGMEKRIRDWRQGRNDEKIRNRPSLPF is encoded by the exons ATGACCTCAATCGCCCGACGTCTactctccacatcctccataACTCGCTCAACCTCAGCAGCCTTCGAGCCCACTCTCCCCCTCGATCCCACCTCACCCGTCCACTTCAAACACCTCCCCAGAGTCCTCCAACGACGCATAGCTAAACGAATCTCATCCCTCGAAATCTCAAGTGAAGATGGTTCTCTCCCTTCGAAAAtcaacatccccaacccATTCTTGGTACAGAGGATGAACCGTCGATCAGCAGAATCAGACCTAACGGGAGAAGCGCGATACAATTGGAAGAAACCTGCCATCTCGAACCGAAGACAAAAACAACTCCTACAATTCTACCCCTCTATCGATCTTCCCTTATCTACCAAATCTCCacgtccttcttcctcttcgggaTCGGAAAGTGCAGAATTATCAGAAATCGTGGGAGTATCTAGGCCTGTCAAGTTCAATGAGAAGATTACCATCAATTGGACGGGTCAATTGCCATACAAGGcacaggagaaggaggtcgATGAGGGTGTGAAGAGTTTGTATACTGGTAGGAAAGTTATGTTCAAGGGGCACAAGGATGAGAGAAATAGGACACAGAAATTGGCGGATAGGCAGGCGAGGTTGGATggaatggagaagaggattaGGGATTGGAGGCAG GGCCGAAATGACGAAAAGATCAGGAATAGACCATCATTGCCCTTTTAA
- a CDS encoding glutamate-tRNA ligase: MPSVVIPLVQNPPFVLIALALIQGIPVSWDTESGETGQASYGEIKGAEAVRAELEKGVDGKEIPLPPLPTLLAANSTFQEVSGVLDALDDYLAYRTYFAGSKFGFGDAIIWGTIRGNTSAMGSIKKPGRPHLGRWFNHVETLSVPQNALKAFQQARSEMDKGKKTKRLETVDVVLPNAVKGKVVVRFAPEPSGFLHIGHLKAAILNRFLADQYQGKFILRFDDTNPLKEEGEFEDAIKQDLEMIEIGFDKVVHTSDHFDKIQQFTEQLIRQGDAFMDDTDGETVKEQRRAEIPSKNRDASIEDNLARFKEMLSGSDEGKKWSLRAKIDYKHKNGSMRDPVVYRYVEGSHHITGTKYKAYPMYDLACPIIDHLDGVTHALRANEYYARHEQYQWFLEKLGFPKIEIFDFSRVDFVYTVLSKRKLKYLVEKGVVAGWDDPRFPTVRGIRSRGMTVQGLKNYILGQGASQAQLSLEWDGIWTVNKKVIDPIAPRYWAIAEDKAVPVSVKGLEGGEKVEEKPLHKKNPEIGNKKVVFSEKLLVEQEDAASFGDNEEITAMDWGNVFVSNKKSSSTGEVESLEFTLHLEGDFKKTSKKIHWLSAPSSTNTLVPVTLIEYDYLITKKKLEEGDDLEEVINPKTEYRTKALASPEVVGLKKWDIIQFERKGYYICQGTKDAEGRLEFGFIPDGRLQTITLKATPAAEKPKVAGAQKGSWGKPGATTKAPAAAAASTESTDGTRILLSNGTSGFKIPVKSGMFEAEKI; the protein is encoded by the exons ATGCCATCAGTAGTCATCCCCCTCGTGCAAAACCCTCCCTTCGTGCTCATCGCATTAGCTTTGATCCAAGGTATCCCCGTATCGTGGGACACCGAGTCGGGCGAAACTGGTCAAGCGAGCTATGGAGAGATCAAAGGTGCTGAAGCTGTTAGAGCcgagttggagaagggtgttgatgggaaggag atcccccttcctccccttcctaccCTTCTTGCGGCTAACAGCACTTTCCAAGAAGTGTCTGGTGTATTAGATGCCTTGGATGATTATCTCGCATACAG AACTTACTTTGCTGGATCCAAATTCGGTTTCGGAGATGCTATCATCTGGGGTACCATCCGAG GAAACACCTCAGCAATGGGATCAATCAAGAAACCCGGAAGACCCCATTTAGGAAGATGGTTCAACCACGTCGAGACTCTTTCTGTACCCCAGAACGCCCTCAAGGCCTTCCAACAAGCCAGGTCAGAGATggataaggggaagaagaccaagagaCTGGAAACTGTCGATGTGGTCTTGCCTAATGCCGTCAAAGGAAAGGTTGTTGTTCGATTTG CCCCCGAACCATCAGGTTTCCTTCACATCGGTCACTTGAAAGCTGCTATCCTCAACAGATTCTTAGCGGACCAATACCAAGGGAAATTCATCCTTCGATTTGATGATACCAACCcattgaaggaggag GGAGAATTTGAAGATGCCATCAAGCAAGATTTGGAAATGATCGAAATCGGATTCGACAAAGTCGTCCACACTTCTGACCATTTCGACAAGATCCAACAATTCACTGAACAGCTTATCAGACAAGGTGATGCGTTCATGGATGACACAGACGGTGAGACT GTCAAGGAGCAACGACGAGCCGAGATCCCATCCAAAAACCGAGATGCCTCGATTGAAGACAATCTTGCGAGATTCAAGGAGATGTTATCAGGCTCTGACGAAGGCAAAAAATGGTCTCTGAGAGCTAAGATCGATTACAAGCACAAGAACGGTTCTATGAGAGATCCAGTGGTTTACAGATACGTTGAAGGTTCTCACCATATCACTGG TACCAAATACAAGGCTTATCCAATGTACGATCTTGCCTGTCCCATCATTGATCATCTCGATGGTGTCACCCACGCTCTCAGGGCCAACGAGTACTACGCCAGACACGAGCAGTACCAATGGTTCTTGGAGAAACTTGGTTTCCCCAAGATTGAGATCTTCGACTTCAG TCGAGTCGACTTCGTCTACACCGTCTTGTCTAAGCGAAAGCTCAAGTACCTGGTTGAGAAAGGTGTTGTAGCTGGGTGGGACGATCCTCGATTCCCCACTGTCCGAG GGATCCGATCAAGAGGTATGACAGTCCAGGGATTGAAGAACTACATCCTCGGCCAAGGTgcttctcaagctcaactttCGTTGGAATGGGACGGTATCTGGACAGTCAATAAGAAAGTCATCGATCCCATCGCTCCTAGATATTGGGCTATCGCAGAGGATAAAGCTGTACCCGTATCTGTGAAAGGTCTTGAGGGTGGTGAGAAGGTTGAAGAGAAACCTTTGCACAAGAAGAACCCTGAGATCGGTAATAAGAAGGTTGTGTTCTCTGAGAAGTTGTTGGTAGAGCAGGAGGATGCTGCTAGTTTCGGTGATAACGAAGAG ATCACAGCAATGGACTGGGGTAACGTCTTCGTATCCAACAAGAAATCCTCTTCTACCGGTGAAGTCGAATCTCTTGAATTCACTTTACACCTCGAAGGAGACTTCAAGAAAACTTCCAAGAAGATTCACTGGTTATCCGCCccatcatctaccaacaCCTTGGTCCCCGTCACATTGATCGAATACGATTACCTAATtaccaagaagaagttggaagagggcGATGATCTCGAGGAGGTCATTAATCCCAAGACGGAGTACAGGACCAAAGCGCTCGCTTCGCCCGAGGTGGTTGGTCTCAAGAAATGGGATATCATCCAGTTTGAAAGGAAGGGGTATTATATCTGTCAAGGTACGAAGGATGCtgaggggaggttggaatTTGGTTTTATCCctga TGGCCGTCTTCAAACGATCACTCTCAAAGCTACTCCCGCAGCTGAGAAACCGAAAGTCGCCGGTGCCCAGAAGGGATCATGGGGTAAACCAGGTGCTACTACCAAAGCTcccgctgctgctgctgcgtCTACCGAAAGTACCGACGGTACTAGGATCTTACTTTCGAATGGAACGAGTGGATTCAAGATTCCAGTGAAGAGTGGGATGTTtgaggctgagaagatcTAG
- a CDS encoding ATP synthase subunit beta, mitochondrial: MTLVSRSAIRLSRRGGQQLRNARANAAFFTTAANQAQNVLPKFNATSSRVQVPAKSSINATRTYATPSNLQTGAIKTVIGAVVDVHFDSDNLPPILNALDVQFAEGQEKPEGGRLVLEVAQHLGENTVRCIAMDGTGGLVRGQKVVDTGAPIKIPVGPATLGRIMNVIGQPIDQRGPIKGVKEAPIHADAPEFVDQSTQAEVLETGIKVVDLLAPYARGGKIGLFGGAGVGKTVLIQELINNIAKAHGGYSVFTGVGERTREGNDLYHEMRETGVINLEGDSKVALVFGQMNEPPGARARVALTGLTIAEYFRDEEGQDVLLFIDNIFRFTQAGSEVSALLGRIPSAVGYQPTLSTDMGGMQERITTTKKGSITSVQAVYVPADDLTDPAPATTFAHLDATTVLSRSIAELGIYPAVDPLDSKSRMLDPRVVGQKHYDIATRTQQILQSYKSLQDIIAILGMDELSEEDKLTVERARKIQRFMSQPFAVAQVFTGIEGRLVPLKETIQAFEEILEGKHDHISENSFYMVGGIEDVKAKHEKALKEQGN; this comes from the exons ATGACTCTCGTCTCACGATCTGCTATCCGTCTCTCAAGACGAGGTGGTCAACAGCTCAGAAACGCCCGTGCCAACGCGGCTTTCTTCACCACCGCTGCCAACCAAGCTCAAAACGTTCTCCCAAAGTTCAACGCTACCAGCTCTAGAGTTCAAGTCCCTGCCAaatctt CTATCAACGCTACCAGAACCTACGCTaccccctccaacctccaGACCGGTGCCATCAAGACCGTCATTGGTGCCGTCGTCGATGTCCACTTTGACTCCGAcaacctccctcctatcctcaACGCCCTCGATGTCCAATTCGCCGAGGGTCAAGAGAAGCCCGAAGGTGGTCGACTCGTGCTCGAAGTCGCCCAACACTTGGGTGAGAACACCGTCAGATGTATTGCTATGGACGGTACCGGTGGTCTCGTTAGAGGTCAAAAGGTCGTTGACACTGGTGCTCCCATCAAGATCCCAGTCGGTCCTGCCACTCTTGG TCGAATCATGAACGTTATCGGTCAACCCATCGATCAACGAGGTCCTATCAAGGGTGTCAAGGAAGCCCCTATCCACGCCGATGCCCCTGAATTCGTGGACCAATCCACCCAGGCTGAGGTCCTTGAAACCGGTATCAAGGTCGTCGATCTCCTTGCCCCTTACGCCAGAGGTGGTAAGATTGGTCTTTTCGGTGGTGCCGGTGTCGGTAAGACTGTGCTCATTCAAGagctcatcaacaacattGCCAAGGCCCACGGTGGTTACTCCGTCTTCACCGGTGTCGGTGAACGAACTCGAGAGGGTAACGATTTGTACCACGAAATGAGAGAAACCGGTGTCATCAACCTCGAAGGTGACTCCAAGGTAGCTCTCGTGTTCGGTCAAATGAACGAACCCCCTGGAGCTCGAGCCCGAGTTGCCCTTACCGGTCTTACCATCGCTGAATACTTCCGAGACGAGGAGGGTCAAGATGTGTTGCTTTTCATTGACAACATTTTCCGATTCACCCAAGCCGGTTCCGAGGTGTCTGCCTTGTTAGGTCGTATCCCCTCCGCTGTAGGATACCAACCTACCCTCTCCACCGATATGGGTGGTATGCAAGAGCGAATTACCACCACCAAGAAGGGATCTATCACCTCTGTGCAAGCCGTCTACGTGCCTGCCGATGATTTGACTGATCCTGCTCCTGCCACCACCTTCGCCCACTTGGACGCCACCACCGTGTTGTCTCGATCCATCGCCGAGTTGGGTATCTACCCCGCTGTCGACCCCCTCGATTCCAAATCCCGAATGTTGGATCCCCGAGTCGTCGGTCAAAAACACTACGACATCGCCACCCGAACCCAACAAATCTTGCAATCTTACAAATCTCTCCAAGATATCATTGCCATTTTGGGTATGGATGAATTGTCAGAAGAGGATAAATTGACCGTCGAGAGAGCCCGAAAGATCCAACGATTCATGTCTCAACCTTTCGCCGTCGCTCAAGTCTTCACTGGTATCGAAGGTCGATTGGTACCCCTCAAGGAGACCATCCAAGCTTTCGAGGAGATCCTTGAAGGTAAACACGACCACATCTCTGAGAACTCTTTCTACA TGGTCGGTGGTATCGAGGATGTCAAGGCCAAGCACGAGAAGGCCCTCAAGGAGCAAGGTAACTAG